From Chrysemys picta bellii isolate R12L10 chromosome 1, ASM1138683v2, whole genome shotgun sequence:
GCTTCCATCTTAATCTGGTCATATTCAGTGGTGTAGCTGAACCTTACAGAGAGGGACCCAAGCCCCAAGGGGAACCCAGCAGAGCATGTGTGCTCATGTTTTGTACACCTGCACAATCTGCTAAAGTAGCATCTCATATAGGCAGAGCGTGGATTGTGGGCAGGACTTGGGACAGTACCACCACTTTTTTTCCAATTCAATCCAATTCCAATTCAAACTCTGAGGGAGAACAATGAAGGGGGTGACAGAAGAATAAACACTCTTTTTTCCCACCCTTCCCTGAAAGAAAAAGTGGCacacttttccttttttctgAAAGGGGGATGAAGGTGGAGAAGGGAAGTTCTTCCAGTTACCCTACCTAACTCTTGTTCCCCAACAAAATGCTTCACTATCTATCTAAGGTATTTATATAGCCCTGATtgccagagtatctgagcacctcataaatCTTCTATGAAGCACGGAAGCCATattatccccactgtacagaggggaaattgaggcaccgagaggctaagtgacatgcacaaggtcacacaggaagtctgtggtagaaccTAAAATTGAACCCAGCTCAAATCCTAGGctagtatcctaaccactggaaaAAACTACCTGTCTTCAATATGCCACTCCTTGTTCCAGTGTGCCAGTTTTTACTTTGAAACTATGGGCAACATGCAGGTGAAGCAGGCACATTGCTATCTGCAACCTTACCACCAGAGATGGTCTATATTTGGctgattttttatttgtttgggtttctttctgtttttttttttttagatttttcataacaaaatgaaaagttctgtttcaattttttatcattttctctaacttttttaaaaaaacttttctctcccttttcccatTGGAAAGGGCAATGACAATCAATGATTTTTTAAGTCACacaggtgtttttgaaaatgttacccatccTAACTAGCAACTGTTTCTAGGCAGGCTGTGGACTCAAAGTGAGTTCAGCTGGATGACAGCAAAGACCCAGTGGGGTTAATTGGAATCACATTTGGAGAATAACTCACTCCCAATCTTTGCAGTCCCCAAAGGATTTGCATTCTCCTATTGGTTAGCAAAGCCTTCTTTTCACTGATTCCCTGAACTGTCAGTCCTGAGTATTTCACTCCCTCCCTTCACAATTACACCACCAGAGGTGTATAAAATCTGACCATTTTGTGAGTGGAGTAAAGCAGTATTTGAAGGACTGAGAAAGGTCAGTGGGTTGGTTTGCGGTTGGCACTTGAAGGAGTGGGATTTGTTGGCGAGGCTTTTTAGTCTTTTTTTCATTGTTTATACAATTCCTTGGTCATAGCTTTGCAGTTATGCTACTAAGAAATGTTTGGATGTGTAAATGTCTGTATTAAGAAGCTGTGGGTAGGACAGGGGTTGGGAAGCTGAGTCTGGGGAATTTAATGTTCACTGGCCTTAAGTGTCTTAACTGGTGAGATAGGATCACATTCTTAACTTTCCTTTCCTGTGGTTAAAACTATTAAATGGTCATTAGTAGTAATGACACCTAATGTCTTTAAGGGACTCTCCCAAAAAATGGAAGGTTTTCCAACCACTCTGTGCCATGAGAAGGAATCCTCCTACTTCCTTTCTCCTTAACTGTAGTAGAACTGCAATATCACTggattccaaaaaaaaaaaaaaaaaaaggcagtgacCATGTGTTTAGCTCACTATTcctctaaatatttgttccttgtTAATTTGATGAGGGCCCTGCCATTTCTTCTAGTCCCTCTTTGGAGTAGAACACCACTCTTGTCTTTAGGGTCCTGTAACTTTTCCTTAAACTTAACTTGTAACTTGAGTCCTGTCTTCTTGCCTTTTTCAGGTATATCTGATTATACCATGGCCTCtaatggaaaagagacaactatggCATCCCCAGAGCATGGAGAAGAAGAGCAACAGGTAGGTGCTCCCTCTTAAGCATTGCTGGTTCAACATGTGAATACAAAAGATGGCTGGCTGTGATCTGGTAGCAGGCTTCACTTATGTACACCTCAGTGTCTAGAGACTTGTGCAGTTGCTCTTCCAGATGCTGCAAAATAgtttataatatttaaaaatgcttCTTGCTTTAGTTCACCTTGTGATCCAGTACTCTAACTTCAGAAGCAGCTGTTGGGCCTCTTAGCTCGTCAGATTTTTGACCGTTAAACAATCCTTTGATTGGGGGCTAACACATCCAAGGGTATAACCACTTGAAAAAGTAATGGTTCAGCTCCAGTATAGAACATTGCCTTCCTGACTCACTGTTCTGTCCCTTGCCTCACTAGAATGTCTTGAGGAGGGTGGCCAGCCTACCTTTAGTCAACTCTGCCTGTGATCTGGCTGCCACTGCCTACGCTTCCACCAAGGAGAGCCATCCCTATGTGAGGTCCATCTGTGACATGGCAGAGAAGGGAGTGACGTCCATAACCAGTGTTGCAGTTAGCAGTGCACAGCCGGTTGTAACTAAACTTGAACCTGAGGGTGAGTAAAGCATATATGCAGACCTTTCTGTTAGTATGGTATGATTGCTCAACAGTAGTATCTTGACACCGTCTCAGGAAGCTTCCATCTCTAAAACTCAGGTCCATGAAGATCAGTATGCCTTCAGTACTGGAGGAGAAGCTGGCAGTGGGGGTGGTGTGACTATATAGGAATAATACAGTAGCCCATGCATGTAAACTAACATCTGCTAGAGGCTAAGAAAGGGCTTTGTTTACACTAATTGCTATTGCTGAACCTGCACCCTCCTTGACTGTAGCCAGGAAGTGAGATCAGTGCTAAGCTCTTTCCGTTTAAGGACCAACACCCTTTGAAAGGTACCTAATTGCAAACTGAGATGTCCTCATTCTGCAACTAGAGAGGCTCAGAATCTAGTCtgtcaccaccagaagttggtccaacaaaagattacctcacccaccttgtctaatctctggaccaatatggctacaacaacactgcaaacggATTACAACTGTTAAACTTGTCTTAACATCCGGCAATAGCTCACCAGCAATAGCCACTCCCTAACTTGCTTCCTTCATGAGAACAGTTAGTTGGACTTATCGCAGCCAAGACATTGCAAAAACTTCTTGGTGCCTTCCAGAGGGATGTTAAACATTTGATCAAAAAGCTTCAGAGCTGTAAGACTATGGAGTGAGATCATTGCACTTTATTCAGAACATAAAAACCTCCCACTTGGAGAGGGAGCCTGGAAAGTAATGCCTAGAATGCTTGGGCAAGAGACAATTCTGCTGTAAGTATAGATAGGAGGAGAAAGTATTCAGATGCCAGTCATAACACTCTTGATTGGGCAACTGAATTAAGATGCATGAGAGGAAACCTGGAACTATGAACTATTGAAGGGGACactatttttcatggaaaatctTTACCAAAGAAAACTCCTaacttgggggagagggagtgaacCACCTTgcatggggaaggaagggggaaataaAATCCTCCTGAAGGTCTTGAATCGGTGTAACTGTAAATGTGCAGCACCTACAACCCAGAACTATTGCTGTGTGAACATATTGGAGAACCGAAGATCTCATTACAGTTGTGAGCCAGGTTCTGTACATATGGCAGTAGCAACATTGACCAATTAAGAAATTAAACTCTGGTTTTTCTATAGTGACAACAGCAGAGGAGTGTGCTTCTGAAGTACCTGACAAAGTGGAGGATAATCTACCAATCCTTCAACAGACTGCTGATGAGGTAACTTTCACCACCCTCTCCCTAGACAATGACAATGCTATGTGTTTATGAAAGGGGTGCCAATAATGAGAGGCTTCCTTCAGCAGAGGAACACTCCATCCTAAAAGTGGTCAAGAGGCAGGAGCTAGTGGTTAAACATAACTCTGGTCTGGTGCTTAGCAGCAAGATGCAGTTCTCCCCCTGAAGATTTTTGACCTATGGGGCAGAGCAGGTggtaatccccctccccccaacctcaaTCTCTGGGTCAATGGGGTATTATCACCCTGAATTACTGGACAATGTCTTGATCACTCTTCTCTAGGTTACATCTGAAGCACAGGAGTTGGCATCTTCCAGACTGACAGATGTCAAGGAGACCATGATCAGAATGGTAGATATGACCAAAGAGGCTGTGCAGGACAGTATGAAGAGCACCAAATCAGTGGTAACTGACAGCATGAGCACAGTTGTGGAATCAAGAATGGGCCAATTGGCCATAAGTGGAATGGAAGCAGTGCTGGAGAAATCTGAAGAGCTCTTGGATCACTATCTTCCCATGACCGATGAGGAACTAGGTCAGAACACATGAATGACAGGTCTATTATCTCTAAAAGTTTAGGGTAATCCTCCCTTTGGGCCGAACTTCTTTCTAGGCTTCTCAGTCTTATGTCGCCAAATGCAGGCTCATCCTACAGCCTTTTCATATCTTAACCCTCAGTCTCTGCTTTTAGTTGGTGGGCATGTAAAAATGATTTGAGCAACAAGTGGGGACAGGGTGGTACTAGAAGGAATAATACACATGACTATTCATTAGTCAGTTTCACTATCAAAGTAGGCTGTGTGGCgaatgggtttttgtttgtttgtttgttttttaaggctGAAGTTACCTCTGTGGTACTTGGTAGGTGCTAAGCCAAATGCTTGTTACAAGGGAGCTTAAGATTTAGCAGATCAGTATGGCTTGTACTCCTCCTTTACCAATCTCTCAATCTGAGAGGGTGAACAACCTGACCTTTCTTCCCTCTAGCTGAACTTGCTGAATCTGTGGAAGGGGCTGAAGTGTCTTCAGCACAACCACAAGAGCGTCGGAGCTACTTCGTGCGTTTAGGTTCCCTGTCGACCAAGCTTCGCCAACGTGCCTACCGCTATTCCCTAAACAAGATGAGACATACCAGTCAGAGCATCAGAGAGGCTCTTTCCCAGCTTCATCAAACCATGGGACTGGTAGGAACTACACTATCTCTTAAAACTGatgcccttcagggcagggaacacCTGCAATTCTACCTGTATAGAATGTGGCACAATGAGGCTTAACACAACTATGAATGAGGTCTATGTAACTAGACCCTTCTACTCTTGATGCATTGAGCATACCACTCTGTGGGGTGAAGGCATGTCATAAACCGTGGAACTAGAATAACTGATGTGCAAATGTCTCAATAGGCTTAATCTACTTCTAGATTGAATACCTTAAGCAAGGTGTTACTCTTCAAGAAGTCCAGGAGAAGTTCCATCACATATGGGTGAGCTGGAATAGAAAGCAGACAAAAGGCAGTGAGATCAAAGATCTGGCAAAACCAGAGGTATGtacatttgggggggaggggtgcagctcTGGTCTGAGAGGTTAGCCATTATTCTGAGCCTTGCAGGGTGGCTTATCTTTGGATAGCAGCTGATAAATTCAGGTGATCTTAGTTTTATTACAAAGTGGTCCCCTTTGAGCCTAATAAATAGGTGGCTTCCTTGCTTAGACATCCCTAAAGTGATGTGTCACCAGCAAGGTCTGCCCAAGAACCAAGGTCTCTttagattattttttctttttgaaaacccTCAGCACTGACTGTAGATCATGGGTTTGCAACCAGTGACACCCCTGTTAACTAACTTGGCTTAGCTCTGTTTTGACCTAGCTTACATGGCTTATTGCCTCTGGTGTTAGCCTCCATTGTCACAAGCTGCTTCTCATAGGGAAGGCGCAATTTAGTTTCTTTATATTTCTCCTGAAAGAGTGCATGGCACACCCATTGCAGACCTTGTTGGCGCCAATGGTCTTTCCATCAGACCTCCTTGATGACTGCCATTAGTACCTTGCAGCATAACTTGCCACCTTGCAACATCACCtgaggtggtggtggcagcagcaagtTTGATGATCCTTATTGTGTTTTGAACATTAGGATTAAACGTCTGTTTCTCCAACAGATGGAGTCTGAGACTTTGGCTATGTCCCGCAGCATTATCCAGCAGCTGCAGGATGCCTGCCAGATGCTAGTATCCAGCATTCAAGGTCTCCCCACCAACTTTCAGGATAAGGTGCAACAGGTGTATCACAACATGGAAGAGCTTCATGCTTCCTTCTCCACTGCCCATTCCTTCCAGGATCTCTCCAGCAGCCTCCTAACCCAGAGCCAGGAGATGGTGACCAAGGCCCAGGAATATGTAGATGAGCTGATGGCATACATGATGGCAAATACTCCTCTGTCTTGGGTTGTGGGACCCTTCACCCCATCTGGTCAGGTGTCTGCAGATTCCATTGAACCACACAACCAAGAAAATGAGGCTGAGGAAGCTGAAGTCCTCACAGCATCCAAGGCTAAGGAGGACCTGTGACCTAGAAACATCAAACTTCACTTCTAAGGAAGAAGGCAAATTGATTCTGTCTTCCTTCTGACTACATGTGTACTAGCCTCCTTCTGCAGGAAAGACACCAATGGCTGGTACTAGTAAGCACTGTGCCAAGATCTCCACTAATGTCTGGAGGTGGTGTGACTGCCATAATGTAGGTCACTTCTCAGCTCCAATACTACTTGTTTGTGTTTAATATCCCTGtcttcaaaataaaatgtcaCTGCATTTGAATGaaggtctaacctgttctttctaAGGGGTGATTTCAAGTTCTATAGTAGAAATCTGTGCCTGCGATTAGTCATACTAGATGTAGCCTTGTTTCTCAGTAGTGGCAACCACTGGCATTCGTGTGTAGACACTTAGAAGCCTGAGCCGCTTCCCCTATTATACCATAGAACCAAATCTAGAGCCTTAATTTCTAAGTAGTTCTCGATCAACTACTCACACCTGTCAACAAGCTTTAGTTTCTGGATAAACTTAGAACAGAAATGTTACTGTTGTTCTCATATGGCTGTGGTAGAATTGCACTTGGGATTTCAGGTAGCAACTTCTGAAAAGCAAACAGTGCAGTTAGTTTAAGATTCCTACCCCCAGTCTAGTCCAGGTTGGCTAGACACTACCTGGATTGctcagtcctggggcaggggccaggagAAAATGAGGCAAAGGAATCCCAGGTGCATATCCTAAAACAGGGCTGGCCCTAGAGAGGCTGTGACATTTGTGCCCTAGAGCACATGAAATAGTGGTTATTCTGGTGGGAGAATGTGCCATAGTGTGTGTGTAAATCTCAAACACCTACAAAATCACTTGGAGTCTGTAACAAGGTTGCATAAATCCACACTTCAGAGCTAGAAATGTGAAAGGCTATACATGCAGTTTTAGCCCTTAGGCACAGCAGGTCTTCTAAATCCACATCATAgggtgacaagtatcagaggcaTAGCAgtgatttggggtgtttttttggtGTGGATACAGAATGAGGAGTCTGggggtaccttaaagactaacagatttatttgggcataagctttcatgggtgaagaACCtgtttcagatgcatctgaagaagtggattctTTACCCACAAAAGTgtaggcccaaataaatctgttgccTTTAAGCTACCCCCAGACTccccatttcttttgtttaaaggGGTGAGTAATTCAGCTCTTCCCACAGCCTCAGATCTTCCTGTCATCTAGGAAAGGTTTCAGTCACTATGAAAAATACATAACAAACCACCTTGTAACATAATACAGATTAAAACAAGAGCTTTTGAATTTCAAATGAAGGTGCTACAGTGCCCATACTACAGAGGATATGGGTTCTGTTTAGTGTACCACATACCCTGGGAAAGCAAAAACATTGGGGCCTGTATACTTAAAGGTATCTAGGCATTGCTCCACTCAGCATTGCAGGACCTCTTTGAGATCTAACTTTTCCTTTACAACTGACATAAGCCCTAAGTGCTGaagtcactttttgaaaatgagacttatgTTGCTGTCACATGGGTCTTGCATAGCCATGTTTAAACACTTTTTATAGTTCAGAGCAGCGGTTTTATTTGTAAAGTTCTTTAATCTAAAACCCAGGCCAAACTGGAGGGTGCTATGAGAGGTGGTAAATGACCTATATCCTAGGTTATTCACAGCCCTGCTACTCCTGTGAGTCATTTCTAAACCCAGACCAAACTTGAGCTATCATAGCACCCTCATTTACCTCCTAGGTTATTCCCAGCCCTTGAGTCACTTCTATGCTTTGTgcctctgtaaaagggggataaccATTCACTCTAATCATGCAGTATTTTGAAATCTGGTTATATTCAGTAACTAGCACAAGGGGGCCCAGTTGCAGCAGGGTAACACAGGGAGGCCCCTAACTGCAACTATTACAGCTGTGAACTTCCTAATGTGCTAAAGTTTGCACAATGTAGCTGtattcaaagtcaatgggaaagaaGCAGTTCCAGATGCATTTTTTTTCTAAGCCACTCTTTCTACAGAGGGAAAACTGATCTAGTGGTTCTAGAATACCTATGTTCTATAAAAGCCACCATGAATGCCTTGCCTACCCTAGAAAGGGAGATGCAGCATATTCTAGCAAAAGTTTGTTTCCAGTATCATTTATGACTTCAGGAAATGAAATAAGTAGGGctatcaattaattgcagttaacttgcACAATTAACTCCAATAATCAtcattaacagtgcaattaagcagtttttttaaacaatagaataccaattaaatatttttggatgtttttctactttttcaaatattgatttctattacaacacaatacaatgtgtacagtgctcactttatatttttcttacaaatatttgcactgtaaaaatgataaaagaaatagtatttttcaattcacctccagCTACTGAAGTACAATCTCTTTAGCAGGAAAGTGCAATCTACAAattgtagactttttttttttagttacataactgctctcaaaaacaaaacaatgtaaaactttagagcctacaagtccactcagtccaattggtaagacagacaagtttgtttacatttacaggagaggctgctgcctgcttatttacaatgtcacctgaaagtgagaatagctgtttgcatggcacttttgtagctggtgttgcaaagtATTTGTtacagatatgctaaacattcatatgccccttcatgcttcggccaccattccagaggacatgctttcatgctgatgaagcttgttaaaaaataatgcattaattaaatttgtgactgaactccttggggagaacTGTATATCTTCAGCTCTGTTTTACCCTAGACTAGACTAGACAAGATATTTATTAACCTTGCAGAATTCCTTATGTATGCATAAACTACCTTTAATAACTCCTTAACTATTATCCCAAGACACCTACCTCTCTCTTTCCTGAAAAGTTACCAGTTCTTCCCCCAACCTTCTGTgagagaagaaaggagaaaaaaaataactaGAAAAAGTTTGAGTTTAGGTTGGACCCATGTAACCTAATGCATACTAGTTAAGTGATCTAAACTCAGCTATTTTCCTACTGCAGATGCAGGGCAACATCTTTAACATATTAGCTGGTCaatttgccatatatttcatgttctagcagtctcagatgatgacccagcatgtttgctttaagaacactttcactgcagatttgacaaaatgcaaagcaggtaccaatgtgagatttctaaaaatagctacagtacTTGACCCAAGGTTCAAGAATCAgcagtgccttccaaaatctgagacggACGAGGTGTGAagaatgctttcagaaatcttaagagcaacactcagatgcggaaactacagtacccaaaccaccaaaaaggaaaatcaaccttctgctggtggcatctgacttggatgatgaaaatgaacatgcgtttcctccactctgctttggatagttatcgagcagaacccatcatccgCATGGATGCATGTTCTATGGAACTGTGGTTGAAgaggaagggacatatgaatttttagcacatCTGGGACATAAATAGCCTGCAATGCTAGCcacaatagtgccatgcaaatgcccactctcacttttaggtgacataaacaagaagcagccagcattatctcctggaaatTATATTCAAGTTTGtatgtctgagcaattggctgaagtaggactgagtggacttgtaggacaaagttttacattgttttattttcaatgcagttattttttgtacataattctacatttgtaagttcaactgtcatgataaagagattgcacttcagtacttgtatgaggtgaattgaaaaatactattttgttttttacagtgcaaatatttgtaataaaaatataaagtgagtactataCACTTTATTtactctgttgtaattgaaatcaatatatttgaaaatgtagaaaacatccaaaaatatttgaataaattatattctattgttgtttaacacaATTAATTGCAATACAtttttaatcacacgattaatcgtgattcatttttttaatcgcctgacagccctagaaataagctatattggcaaaGGGCTTTTCTCCCCAGTATATCTGCATCTATACAgggtgcttttgctggtatagcattCCTAACTCTCAGTTATGCCAGCAAAAGGCAGACTAGACAAGATATTTATTAACCTTGCAGAATTCCTTATGTATGCATAAACTACCTTTAATAACTCCTTAACTATTATCCCAAGACACCTACCTCTCTCTTTCCTGAAAAGTTACCAGTTCTTCCCCCAACCTTCTGTgagagaagaaaggagaaaaaaaataactaGAAAAAGTTTGAGTTTAGGTTGGAGCCATGTAACCTAATGCATACTAGTTAAGTGATCTAAACTCAGCTATTTTCCTAGTGCAGACGCAGGGCAACATCTCTAACATATTAGCTGGTCAATTTCTAGCCTAGGCTCCTgtatctatatttaaaaaaaaaaaaaggttggctTTAGCTACCATGGTGTAGCTAAGTCTGAAGTAAATTCAAAACTTTCCCTAGTTAAGGCAAACCCTACAGAGTGTTTCACAGTTTCAGCCAAGTTGTTTGGGAATTATGATAAACCAAATCAAAAAGGTAATTTTTCAAGAAGTGAAAACACCTCTTGTTATATGCAGAgctcccaaataccatctccaGTTTGCCTTAGACTTTTGagacaaattcagccctggcataagAAAAATGTCATAGAGCTTGGTTTATTTCTGGTAAATTTAGGGTTAAGACTTTGTGCAACGGAGAACAAGTATTTGCAGGACATGGGTCTTAGGCAATAAGGTGCAAAACAGGCTGATTTTGGAAGGACAGCATCTCTAGCTATTAAACTGCATTAACACTCTATTACAAATAATTAGTATAATTACAATATAGTATTCTTAGAAGTTGGAGAGACTTTAAATAATCCATACCAAATCAGCTGGGAAACCACACACCACTGCTCCTTTAGTGTCTAGTCTTTGTTAGTAAGAAAAAACACCTTCTCCTAATTAGCAATAATTGCTAGGCAGGGTGTGGCATCCTGGAGGAGTCCAGTTGAATGAAAGAATAGTGCCAGTCAAAGAAATAGGCTACCTCATACATTATTTTAATTACTATCTTTCTCTTTCAGGTCTCCAAGATTTTGAACTAACTTTTTGTGGTGAGACTGACTTTGGTGGTTGGTAGGTATgtttctctcttccctttctcttctcACACCCACCCTATCTCTGTGTTAGCTTCCTTTAGAGATAGTATTTTAGATCAAATATTTTGATCTCCTCCTAATCTGAAGTACAATACTCACCATTTATTTTAGGCAACACCATTTCAGATTTCTCACATTTCTATATTCCATAATTAAATGGGTTATGATGTTTGAGTTTTCATAAAAAGAAATTGTTGAATGTCTTCCTTTTTAGTATATATCTGTGTTCTGGGGTGCTCCTTATATTATTGTTCT
This genomic window contains:
- the LOC122173567 gene encoding perilipin-3-like isoform X1 produces the protein MLLRNVWMCISDYTMASNGKETTMASPEHGEEEQQNVLRRVASLPLVNSACDLAATAYASTKESHPYVRSICDMAEKGVTSITSVAVSSAQPVVTKLEPEVTTAEECASEVPDKVEDNLPILQQTADEVTSEAQELASSRLTDVKETMIRMVDMTKEAVQDSMKSTKSVVTDSMSTVVESRMGQLAISGMEAVLEKSEELLDHYLPMTDEELAELAESVEGAEVSSAQPQERRSYFVRLGSLSTKLRQRAYRYSLNKMRHTSQSIREALSQLHQTMGLIEYLKQGVTLQEVQEKFHHIWVSWNRKQTKGSEIKDLAKPEMESETLAMSRSIIQQLQDACQMLVSSIQGLPTNFQDKVQQVYHNMEELHASFSTAHSFQDLSSSLLTQSQEMVTKAQEYVDELMAYMMANTPLSWVVGPFTPSGQVSADSIEPHNQENEAEEAEVLTASKAKEDL
- the LOC122173567 gene encoding perilipin-3-like isoform X2, producing the protein MASNGKETTMASPEHGEEEQQNVLRRVASLPLVNSACDLAATAYASTKESHPYVRSICDMAEKGVTSITSVAVSSAQPVVTKLEPEVTTAEECASEVPDKVEDNLPILQQTADEVTSEAQELASSRLTDVKETMIRMVDMTKEAVQDSMKSTKSVVTDSMSTVVESRMGQLAISGMEAVLEKSEELLDHYLPMTDEELAELAESVEGAEVSSAQPQERRSYFVRLGSLSTKLRQRAYRYSLNKMRHTSQSIREALSQLHQTMGLIEYLKQGVTLQEVQEKFHHIWVSWNRKQTKGSEIKDLAKPEMESETLAMSRSIIQQLQDACQMLVSSIQGLPTNFQDKVQQVYHNMEELHASFSTAHSFQDLSSSLLTQSQEMVTKAQEYVDELMAYMMANTPLSWVVGPFTPSGQVSADSIEPHNQENEAEEAEVLTASKAKEDL